One Neisseria sicca genomic region harbors:
- a CDS encoding phosphatidate cytidylyltransferase, with product MLKQRIITALWMLPLMLGMLFYAPQWLWAAFCGLISLVTLWEYARMSGLEKLKTNHYLAATLVFGVIAYAGGWTLPDIVWYAVLAFWLVVMPLWLKFKWKLNGGWQAYTVGWLLVMPFWFALMSLRPHPDYALSLLAVMGLVWVADVCAYFSGKAFGKHKIAPTVSPGKSWEGAIGGAICVAVYMIVVWWAGWLTFDAGWFNTVLIGLVLTVVSVCGDLLESWLKRAAGIKDSSNLLPGHGGVFDRVDSLIAVISVYAAFESLF from the coding sequence ATGTTGAAACAACGGATTATCACGGCGCTGTGGATGCTGCCGTTGATGCTCGGTATGCTGTTTTACGCGCCGCAATGGCTGTGGGCGGCATTTTGCGGATTGATTTCCCTGGTTACGCTGTGGGAATACGCCCGTATGAGCGGATTGGAAAAACTGAAAACCAATCATTATCTTGCCGCAACGCTGGTGTTCGGCGTCATCGCCTACGCAGGCGGTTGGACGCTGCCGGATATCGTCTGGTACGCCGTTTTGGCGTTTTGGCTGGTCGTTATGCCTTTGTGGCTGAAATTCAAATGGAAATTGAATGGCGGCTGGCAGGCTTATACCGTCGGCTGGCTTTTGGTCATGCCGTTTTGGTTCGCACTCATGTCCCTGCGTCCGCATCCCGATTATGCCTTGTCGCTGCTCGCCGTGATGGGTTTGGTGTGGGTTGCCGATGTTTGCGCGTATTTCAGCGGTAAAGCGTTCGGCAAACACAAAATCGCACCGACCGTCAGCCCCGGCAAGAGCTGGGAAGGCGCAATCGGCGGTGCGATTTGCGTGGCAGTGTACATGATTGTGGTGTGGTGGGCTGGTTGGCTCACGTTTGACGCAGGCTGGTTCAATACCGTGTTAATCGGTTTGGTGTTGACCGTTGTCAGCGTATGCGGCGACCTGTTGGAAAGCTGGCTCAAACGCGCGGCGGGCATCAAAGACAGCAGCAATCTGCTGCCCGGACACGGCGGCGTGTTTGACCGCGTGGACAGCCTGATTGCCGTCATCAGCGTCTATGCCGCCTTTGAAAGCTTGTTCTGA
- the rseP gene encoding RIP metalloprotease RseP, whose translation MQTLLAFIFAILILVSLHEFGHYIVARLCGVKVVRFSVGFGKPFFSRKRGDTEWCLAPIPLGGYVKMVDTREGEVAQADLPYAFDKQHPAKRIAIVAAGPLTNLALAVLLYGLSFSFGVTEIRPYVGMVEQNTIAAKARFQPGDKIISVNGVNVGEWEKAQQEIVLNIESGKVNVAVQTSSGQKTMRIIDAAGTPEAGKIAKNQGYIGLSPFKITTRVGKMEENSPAEKAGLKKGDKLISADGQDIESWQQWVEIVRQSPGKKIELSYERDGKTFQTTIRPNSIQQPDRTLVGRVGFDSQGDEAWTKEIKREYKPSVAEAFAMGWDKTVNNAWMTVKFFGKLITGNASLNHISGPLTIADVAGKTAQLGFQSYLEFLALVSISLGVLNLLPIPVLDGGHLVFYTAEWIRGKPLSEHIQAIGLRLGLAAMLLMMALAFFNDINRLFG comes from the coding sequence TTGCAAACCCTTCTAGCTTTTATTTTCGCCATCCTGATTTTGGTCAGCCTGCACGAGTTCGGACACTACATCGTCGCCAGATTGTGCGGCGTCAAAGTCGTTCGCTTTTCCGTCGGCTTCGGCAAACCGTTTTTCAGCAGAAAGCGCGGCGATACCGAATGGTGTTTGGCACCCATCCCGTTGGGCGGCTATGTCAAAATGGTCGATACGCGCGAGGGCGAAGTGGCGCAGGCAGACCTGCCTTACGCCTTCGACAAACAGCATCCCGCCAAACGCATCGCCATCGTTGCCGCAGGCCCGCTGACCAATCTCGCGCTGGCGGTTTTGCTTTACGGCTTGAGTTTTTCCTTCGGCGTTACCGAAATCCGCCCTTATGTCGGCATGGTCGAGCAAAATACCATTGCCGCCAAAGCCAGATTTCAGCCCGGAGACAAAATTATTTCGGTTAACGGCGTTAACGTCGGCGAGTGGGAAAAAGCCCAGCAAGAAATCGTGTTGAACATCGAGTCAGGCAAGGTAAATGTTGCCGTTCAGACGAGCTCGGGGCAAAAAACCATGCGGATTATCGATGCCGCCGGCACGCCCGAAGCAGGTAAAATTGCGAAAAACCAAGGCTATATCGGGTTGTCGCCTTTTAAAATCACCACCCGTGTCGGCAAAATGGAAGAAAACAGCCCGGCTGAAAAAGCCGGTTTGAAAAAAGGTGACAAGCTGATCAGTGCCGACGGACAAGACATCGAGTCTTGGCAGCAATGGGTGGAAATCGTACGCCAAAGCCCGGGCAAGAAAATCGAATTGAGCTACGAGCGCGACGGTAAAACTTTTCAGACGACCATCCGCCCCAACAGTATCCAGCAACCCGACAGAACGCTGGTCGGCAGGGTAGGCTTCGATTCTCAGGGCGACGAAGCGTGGACAAAAGAAATCAAGCGCGAATATAAACCGTCTGTCGCAGAAGCATTTGCGATGGGCTGGGACAAAACCGTCAACAATGCTTGGATGACGGTAAAATTCTTCGGAAAACTGATTACAGGCAATGCCTCCCTGAACCATATTTCAGGCCCGCTGACCATTGCCGACGTCGCCGGAAAAACGGCACAGCTGGGATTTCAAAGCTATTTGGAATTCCTCGCGTTGGTCAGCATTAGTTTAGGCGTGTTGAACTTGTTGCCCATCCCCGTATTGGACGGCGGGCATTTGGTGTTCTACACTGCCGAATGGATACGCGGAAAGCCCTTGAGCGAGCACATACAGGCAATCGGCCTGCGCCTCGGACTGGCTGCCATGCTCTTAATGATGGCACTGGCTTTCTTTAATGACATCAACCGTTTGTTTGGATAA
- the ispC gene encoding 1-deoxy-D-xylulose-5-phosphate reductoisomerase: MTPQVLTILGSTGSIGESTLDVVSRHPEKFRVFALAGHKQVEKLAAQCRTFRPEYAVVADAEHAARLEALLKRDGAATQVLHGAQALVDVASADEVSGVMCAIVGAAGLPSALVAAQKGKTIYLANKETLVVSGALFMETARANGAAVLPIDSEHNAIFQVLPRDYTGRLNEHGIRSIILTASGGPFLTADLGTFDSITPAQAVKHPNWSMGRKISVDSATMMNKGLELIEAHWLFNCPPDKLEVVIHPQSVIHSMVRYRDGSVLAQLGNPDMRTPIAYCLGLPERIDSGVGDLDFDALSALTFQKPDFDRFPCLKLAYEAMNAGGAAPCVLNAANEAAVAAFLDGQIKFTDIAKTVAHCLAQDFSDDLGNIENLLAQDAVTRRQAQEFIAALG, translated from the coding sequence ATGACACCACAAGTCCTGACCATATTAGGCAGTACCGGCAGCATAGGCGAAAGCACGCTGGACGTTGTTTCGCGCCATCCCGAAAAATTCCGCGTATTCGCGTTGGCGGGGCATAAGCAGGTTGAGAAGCTTGCGGCGCAATGCCGGACGTTCCGCCCCGAATATGCCGTCGTTGCCGATGCGGAACACGCCGCCCGGCTTGAAGCCCTGTTGAAACGCGACGGCGCGGCGACGCAGGTTTTACACGGCGCACAGGCATTGGTTGACGTTGCGTCTGCCGACGAAGTCAGCGGTGTCATGTGCGCCATCGTCGGTGCGGCGGGGCTGCCCTCCGCGCTGGTGGCGGCGCAAAAAGGCAAAACTATTTATTTGGCGAACAAAGAGACGCTGGTGGTTTCCGGCGCGTTGTTTATGGAAACCGCCCGCGCAAACGGCGCGGCAGTGTTGCCCATCGACAGCGAACACAACGCCATTTTCCAAGTTTTGCCGCGCGATTACACAGGTCGTCTGAACGAACACGGCATCCGCTCGATTATCCTGACCGCTTCCGGCGGCCCGTTTCTGACGGCCGATTTAGGCACGTTCGACAGCATTACGCCCGCGCAAGCGGTCAAACACCCCAATTGGAGCATGGGGCGCAAAATCTCCGTCGATTCCGCCACCATGATGAACAAAGGTTTGGAGCTGATTGAAGCGCATTGGCTGTTCAACTGCCCGCCTGATAAACTCGAAGTCGTCATCCATCCGCAGTCCGTGATACACAGCATGGTACGCTACCGCGACGGTTCCGTGCTGGCGCAACTGGGCAATCCCGATATGCGTACGCCCATCGCTTATTGTTTGGGCTTGCCGGAACGCATCGATTCGGGTGTTGGAGATCTGGATTTCGACGCATTGTCTGCGTTGACCTTCCAAAAGCCCGACTTTGACCGCTTCCCCTGCCTGAAGCTCGCCTATGAAGCCATGAACGCGGGCGGAGCCGCGCCCTGCGTCTTGAACGCCGCCAACGAAGCCGCTGTCGCCGCCTTCTTAGATGGGCAGATTAAGTTTACCGACATTGCCAAAACCGTCGCCCATTGTCTCGCACAAGACTTTTCAGACGACCTCGGCAACATCGAAAACCTGCTGGCGCAAGACGCCGTTACCCGCAGGCAGGCGCAGGAATTTATCGCCGCATTGGGATAA
- a CDS encoding ABC transporter ATP-binding protein, producing the protein MINVQHLDFYYGNTQALYDVSVELPQGSITGLIGPNGAGKSTLMRCMAGLEIPTSGDVLLDGLPILDNPRDSFSKLGYLPDFFGLPDGLSVIQCLTYAAKSRGIPDARLPDLLLETVRLLNLEHKLYAKVSDLSRGQKQRVGIGQVIIHRPKFLLLDEPASGLDPEARHELSLLLLKLKDEGMSILVSSHILSELDEYCSHMLVIKGGRVQAFQSVNDDVNEDQTVSLQFVGLDESIFERVRNTEGVKQAEWNNHAVTVILDAGEEARAALLRKLFEQNLPLSEAAVIKASLLNSYQNSLNLHEQEQQEQQEQADGQ; encoded by the coding sequence ATGATTAATGTCCAACATCTAGATTTTTACTACGGCAATACGCAGGCATTGTACGATGTCTCGGTTGAACTTCCGCAGGGCAGTATTACCGGATTAATCGGACCTAATGGTGCCGGCAAATCCACTTTGATGCGTTGTATGGCAGGATTGGAAATCCCGACATCCGGCGATGTCTTGCTTGACGGCCTGCCTATTCTTGATAATCCGCGCGATAGCTTTTCCAAACTCGGCTACCTGCCTGATTTTTTTGGGTTGCCGGATGGTTTGAGCGTGATCCAGTGCTTAACGTATGCCGCCAAATCCCGCGGTATTCCTGATGCGCGACTTCCCGATTTGCTGCTGGAAACCGTTCGCCTGCTTAATTTGGAACATAAACTGTATGCCAAAGTCAGCGACCTTTCCCGCGGTCAGAAACAGCGTGTCGGTATCGGGCAAGTCATCATCCATCGTCCTAAGTTCTTGCTTTTGGATGAACCTGCCAGCGGTCTTGACCCTGAGGCACGACATGAATTGTCTTTGTTGCTGCTGAAGCTCAAAGATGAAGGCATGAGCATTTTGGTGTCGAGCCATATTCTTTCCGAGCTGGACGAATATTGTTCGCATATGCTGGTTATCAAAGGCGGACGTGTTCAGGCATTTCAATCTGTTAATGATGATGTTAACGAAGATCAGACTGTTTCGCTGCAATTTGTCGGTTTGGATGAATCCATATTCGAGCGGGTCCGCAATACGGAAGGCGTGAAGCAGGCAGAATGGAACAATCATGCCGTTACCGTCATATTGGATGCGGGAGAAGAAGCACGTGCAGCCTTGTTGCGCAAGCTGTTTGAACAAAACCTGCCTTTGAGCGAAGCTGCCGTCATTAAGGCGTCGCTGCTAAACAGTTATCAAAACAGCCTCAATCTCCACGAGCAGGAGCAACAAGAGCAACAGGAGCAAGCAGATGGACAATAA
- a CDS encoding S49 family peptidase — MQEPYSREGNNPSSHSGSFWEREVLREVLLASYKEQRSARIWRNIWRVIGVILFLMFIASLFGDDTDAVQSSGEHTAVIDLKGEIGNELDDQVEMLRTGMEAVYNNPNAKAIIIRANSPGGSPVVSNIAFNEIRRMKSEHKDIPVYVVAEDMCASGCYYIAAAADKIYADPSSVVGSIGVIGGGFDATGLMDKIGIKRRLKIAGSNKGMGDPFSPETPAQTQIWEKMLTDIHKEFIKSVKLGRGKRLKDQQYSDVFSGRIYTGSEAKEVGLIDDFGSVYSVARDVVKVPELVNYTPEEDFGKILGRHLSAEMETKVKEKLSKIW; from the coding sequence ATGCAGGAACCTTATTCTCGTGAGGGGAATAATCCCTCATCTCATTCCGGCTCGTTTTGGGAGCGCGAAGTATTGCGCGAAGTATTGCTGGCTTCTTATAAAGAGCAGCGTAGCGCACGTATTTGGCGCAATATTTGGCGTGTTATCGGTGTGATTTTATTTCTCATGTTTATTGCGTCACTGTTTGGAGACGATACCGATGCAGTGCAAAGCAGCGGGGAGCATACGGCAGTGATCGATTTGAAAGGTGAAATCGGCAATGAACTTGATGATCAGGTTGAGATGCTGCGCACCGGTATGGAGGCGGTTTACAATAACCCCAATGCTAAAGCGATTATCATCCGCGCCAATAGTCCGGGCGGATCGCCTGTGGTTTCCAATATTGCGTTTAATGAAATCCGCCGTATGAAATCGGAGCATAAAGACATTCCTGTGTATGTGGTGGCGGAAGATATGTGTGCATCGGGCTGTTATTACATTGCGGCGGCGGCTGACAAGATTTATGCGGACCCGTCCAGCGTGGTCGGCAGTATCGGTGTGATTGGCGGAGGGTTTGATGCGACGGGGCTGATGGATAAAATCGGTATCAAACGTCGTCTGAAAATCGCGGGCAGCAATAAGGGTATGGGCGATCCGTTTTCTCCTGAAACGCCCGCACAAACTCAGATTTGGGAAAAAATGCTGACCGATATCCATAAGGAATTTATTAAATCGGTTAAACTCGGACGCGGAAAGCGTTTGAAAGATCAGCAGTATTCTGATGTTTTCAGCGGCCGTATCTATACCGGTTCGGAGGCTAAAGAAGTGGGATTGATTGATGATTTCGGCAGCGTATATAGTGTCGCTAGAGATGTCGTCAAAGTCCCTGAGCTGGTGAACTATACGCCTGAAGAAGATTTCGGCAAAATATTGGGTCGCCATTTGAGTGCTGAAATGGAGACTAAAGTTAAAGAAAAACTGTCGAAAATATGGTAA
- a CDS encoding IS5 family transposase, producing the protein MSTFFQQTAQAMIAKHIDRFPLLKLDQVIDWQPIEQYLNRQRTRYLRDHRGRPAYPLLSMFKAVLLGQWHSLSDPELEHSLITRIDFNLFCRFDELNIPDYSTLCRYRNRLAQDDTLSELLELINRQLAEKNLKVEKASAAVVDATIIQTAGSKQRQAIEVDEEGQVSGQTTPSKDKDARWTKKNGLYRLGYKQHTRTDEEGYIEKLQITPANTHECNHLLPLLEGIAEGTTVYADKGYDSKENRQHLEEHQLLDGIMRKAHRNRPLTEVQTKRNRYLSKTRYVVEQSFGTLHRKFRYARAAYFGLLKVSAQSHLKAMCLNLLKAANRLSVPVAA; encoded by the coding sequence ATGAGCACCTTCTTCCAGCAAACCGCACAAGCCATGATTGCCAAACACATCGACCGCTTCCCGCTATTGAAGTTGGATCAGGTGATTGATTGGCAGCCGATCGAACAATACCTGAATCGTCAAAGAACCCGTTACCTTAGAGACCACCGAGGGCGTCCTGCCTATCCCCTGTTGTCCATGTTCAAAGCCGTCCTGCTCGGACAATGGCACAGCCTCTCCGATCCCGAACTCGAACACAGCCTCATCACCCGCATCGATTTCAACCTGTTTTGCCGTTTTGACGAACTGAACATCCCCGATTACAGCACCTTATGCCGCTACCGCAACCGGCTGGCGCAAGACGACACCCTGTCCGAATTGCTGGAACTGATTAACCGACAACTGGCCGAAAAAAACCTAAAAGTAGAGAAGGCATCCGCCGCCGTCGTTGACGCCACCATTATTCAGACCGCCGGCAGCAAACAGCGTCAGGCCATAGAAGTCGATGAAGAAGGACAAGTCAGCGGACAAACCACACCGAGTAAGGACAAAGATGCCCGTTGGACAAAGAAAAACGGTTTATACAGACTCGGTTACAAACAACATACCCGCACCGATGAGGAAGGCTATATCGAGAAACTGCAGATTACCCCCGCCAATACCCATGAGTGCAACCACCTGTTGCCTTTGCTGGAAGGCATTGCCGAAGGTACGACCGTCTATGCCGATAAAGGCTACGACAGTAAGGAAAACCGGCAACATCTGGAAGAGCATCAGTTGTTAGACGGCATTATGCGCAAAGCCCACCGCAATCGTCCGCTGACGGAAGTGCAAACCAAACGCAACCGATATTTGTCGAAGACCCGTTATGTGGTCGAACAAAGCTTCGGTACGCTGCACCGTAAATTCCGCTACGCCCGGGCAGCCTATTTTGGTCTGCTCAAAGTGAGTGCGCAAAGCCATCTAAAGGCGATGTGTTTGAACCTGTTGAAAGCGGCTAACAGGCTAAGTGTGCCTGTTGCCGCCTAA
- the bamA gene encoding outer membrane protein assembly factor BamA, which yields MKLKQIASALMVLGMSPLAFADFTIQDIRVEGLQRTEPSTVFNYLPVKVGDQFSDARSEEIIKSLYATGFFDDVRVETMGNQVLLTVIERPTISTLNITGAKMLQNDVIKKNLESFGLAQSQYFNPATLSQSVASLKEEYKSRGKQSVQITPTVTKLARNRVSIDIAIDEGKTTKITDIEFEGNKVYSDRKLMKQMSLSEGGMWTWLTKSNQFNEQKFSQDMERVSEFYQNNGYFNFRILDTDIQTNEDKTKQTIKITVDEGERFRWGDVRIEGDTREVPKEELQKLLTMKKGKWYERAQMVKSLEAIQNRMGTAGYAFSEVNVQPVPNAETQTVDFVLNVEPGRKIYVNEINITGNNKTRDEVVRRELRQMESAPYDTSKLQRSKERVELLGYFDNVQFDAVPVANTPDQVDLNMSVNERSTGSLDMSAGWVQDTGLVMSVGVSQDNLFGTGKSVSLRASRSKTTLNGSLSFTDPYFTPDGVSLGYDIYGKSYDPRKASSSAKQYKTTTAGAGVRMGIPVTEYDRVNLGLAAEHLTVNTYKGAPKRYADFINQYGKGTDGVGSFKGWLYKGTIGWGRNKTDSALWPTRGYMTGINGEIALPGSDLQYYTLTHNQTWFFPLTKDFTLMLGGEVGVGNGYGKTKTMPFFENFYGGGLGSVRGYESGTLGPKVYDEYGEKISYGGNKKANVSAELLFPMPGIKDSRSVRLSLFADAGSVWDGKTYNDSSSNTYYTNNAAQNPYGLGKTHKSTFKEELRYSAGAAVTWLSPLGPMKFSYAYPIKKKDSDEIQRFQFQLGTTF from the coding sequence ATGAAATTGAAACAGATTGCTTCTGCTTTGATGGTATTGGGCATGTCGCCTTTGGCGTTTGCCGACTTCACCATTCAAGACATCCGCGTCGAAGGTTTGCAGCGCACCGAACCGAGTACGGTCTTCAACTACCTGCCCGTCAAAGTCGGCGACCAATTCAGCGACGCACGCAGCGAAGAAATCATCAAAAGTCTGTATGCGACCGGTTTTTTTGACGATGTCCGCGTAGAGACCATGGGTAATCAGGTCTTGCTGACCGTTATCGAACGCCCGACCATCAGCACGCTGAACATCACCGGCGCGAAAATGCTGCAAAACGATGTAATCAAGAAAAACCTTGAATCCTTCGGTTTGGCGCAATCCCAATACTTCAATCCGGCCACGCTGAGCCAGTCTGTCGCCAGCCTGAAGGAAGAATACAAAAGCCGCGGCAAACAGTCGGTCCAAATCACGCCGACCGTCACCAAACTCGCGCGTAACCGCGTTTCCATCGACATCGCCATCGATGAGGGTAAAACCACCAAGATTACCGACATCGAATTTGAAGGCAACAAAGTCTATTCCGACCGCAAGCTCATGAAACAAATGTCTTTGAGCGAAGGCGGCATGTGGACTTGGCTGACTAAGAGCAACCAGTTTAACGAGCAGAAATTCTCGCAAGACATGGAGCGCGTCAGCGAGTTCTACCAAAACAACGGCTATTTCAATTTCCGCATTCTGGATACCGACATCCAGACCAACGAAGACAAAACCAAGCAAACCATCAAAATCACGGTTGACGAGGGCGAACGCTTCCGTTGGGGCGACGTGCGCATAGAAGGCGATACCCGCGAAGTGCCGAAAGAAGAGCTGCAAAAACTGCTGACCATGAAAAAGGGCAAATGGTACGAACGCGCCCAAATGGTCAAATCGCTCGAAGCCATTCAAAACCGCATGGGTACGGCAGGCTACGCGTTCAGCGAAGTCAACGTTCAGCCAGTGCCCAATGCCGAGACCCAAACTGTCGATTTCGTCCTGAACGTCGAACCCGGCCGCAAAATCTATGTGAACGAAATCAACATCACCGGCAACAACAAAACCCGTGACGAAGTCGTGCGCCGCGAATTGCGTCAGATGGAATCCGCGCCTTACGACACTTCCAAGCTGCAACGTTCCAAAGAGCGCGTCGAGCTGCTGGGCTACTTCGACAACGTACAATTCGATGCCGTACCGGTTGCCAATACGCCCGACCAAGTCGATTTGAACATGAGCGTGAACGAGCGTTCTACCGGTTCGCTGGATATGAGCGCGGGCTGGGTTCAGGATACCGGCTTGGTCATGTCCGTAGGCGTTTCCCAAGACAACCTGTTCGGTACGGGTAAATCCGTTTCCCTGCGCGCCTCACGCAGTAAAACCACGCTGAACGGCTCGTTGTCGTTTACCGATCCGTATTTCACACCCGACGGCGTGAGCCTCGGTTACGATATTTACGGCAAGTCTTACGACCCGCGTAAAGCCTCTTCCAGCGCGAAACAATATAAAACCACCACCGCAGGCGCAGGCGTGCGCATGGGCATCCCCGTGACCGAATACGACCGCGTCAATTTGGGTCTGGCGGCGGAACACCTGACCGTGAATACCTACAAAGGCGCGCCTAAACGTTATGCCGACTTTATCAACCAATATGGTAAAGGCACGGACGGCGTGGGCAGCTTCAAAGGCTGGCTGTACAAAGGTACGATCGGTTGGGGACGCAATAAAACCGACAGCGCCTTGTGGCCGACCCGCGGTTACATGACCGGCATCAACGGTGAAATCGCCCTGCCGGGCAGCGACCTGCAATACTACACACTGACCCACAACCAAACCTGGTTCTTCCCGCTGACCAAAGACTTCACCCTGATGCTCGGCGGCGAAGTCGGCGTCGGCAACGGTTACGGCAAAACCAAAACCATGCCGTTCTTTGAAAACTTCTACGGCGGTGGCTTAGGCTCCGTACGCGGTTACGAGAGCGGTACGCTGGGTCCGAAAGTCTATGACGAATACGGCGAGAAAATCAGCTATGGCGGCAACAAAAAAGCCAACGTTTCCGCCGAGTTGCTGTTCCCGATGCCGGGCATCAAAGACTCCCGCTCCGTCCGTCTGAGTCTGTTTGCCGACGCGGGCAGCGTATGGGACGGTAAAACTTATAACGACAGCAGCAGCAATACCTACTACACCAACAATGCCGCTCAAAACCCATACGGCTTAGGCAAGACCCACAAATCGACCTTCAAGGAAGAGTTGCGCTACTCCGCCGGTGCGGCAGTAACCTGGCTCTCGCCGCTGGGTCCGATGAAGTTCAGCTACGCCTACCCGATCAAGAAAAAAGACAGCGACGAAATCCAACGCTTCCAGTTCCAATTGGGTACCACATTCTGA
- a CDS encoding PoNe immunity protein domain-containing protein produces the protein MTNQVKYDRNKDRQGLFKEDFFKTSYSENLQLLQEWIEESKSDSTIPSDALPQQLYLTMLTEYTAGFPIEDIKKRMEQIVYYCKQCLDIHRQYGQKEDIMFIWGPEEWAGEEQPNIIGLCLLFERMDWLETIKDSLNPYNDDEMYYDPSFRALMNMALPTKFDPSAKFAKGGHNFRKPLLQAIMAESKEESLKYLNTYLSGWYEGNRKIGNLLIDTHLNQDPEYGGYIGYWSFESAAVAYLKDLDDTSLRQYLYYPKDIVDWAREQKLKHE, from the coding sequence ATGACCAATCAAGTTAAATATGATCGCAATAAAGACCGTCAGGGATTGTTTAAAGAAGATTTTTTTAAAACCAGTTATTCTGAAAATCTACAACTGCTGCAAGAGTGGATAGAAGAAAGTAAGAGTGACTCAACTATTCCTTCAGACGCACTGCCTCAACAACTTTATTTAACAATGCTTACAGAATACACCGCAGGATTTCCGATAGAAGACATCAAGAAGCGTATGGAGCAGATAGTTTATTACTGTAAGCAATGCCTGGATATACACAGGCAATACGGGCAAAAGGAAGACATCATGTTTATTTGGGGGCCGGAGGAGTGGGCGGGAGAAGAGCAACCCAACATTATCGGACTTTGCCTATTGTTCGAACGGATGGATTGGCTGGAAACCATTAAAGACAGCCTCAATCCCTATAACGATGACGAAATGTATTACGACCCTTCGTTCAGGGCTTTGATGAATATGGCACTACCCACGAAATTTGATCCCAGCGCCAAATTTGCCAAAGGCGGGCACAACTTCCGCAAACCCCTGCTACAAGCAATCATGGCAGAAAGCAAGGAAGAATCCCTGAAATATCTCAACACCTACCTCTCCGGTTGGTACGAAGGCAACCGAAAAATCGGTAATCTCCTGATTGACACACATTTGAACCAAGATCCCGAATATGGGGGCTATATCGGCTACTGGAGCTTTGAATCCGCCGCAGTCGCCTATTTAAAAGACTTGGACGACACCTCCCTGCGGCAGTATCTGTACTACCCCAAAGACATCGTGGACTGGGCGCGGGAGCAGAAGCTTAAGCACGAGTAG
- the frr gene encoding ribosome recycling factor gives MINDIQKTAESKMQRSVEVLKENLAKVRTGRAHTGLLDQVEVEYWGSMVPVSQVANVTLLDARTIGVKPFESNMAAKVEKAIRDSNLGLNPAAVGDLIRVPMPMLTEERRKDLIKVVRSEAEEGRVSIRNVRRDANDHIKKLLKDKEISEDEARRGEEAVQKLTDKYIAEADKTLAAKEEDLMAI, from the coding sequence ATGATTAACGATATTCAAAAAACAGCGGAAAGCAAAATGCAGCGCTCGGTAGAAGTGCTGAAAGAGAATTTGGCGAAAGTGCGTACCGGCCGTGCGCATACCGGTCTGTTGGACCAAGTGGAAGTCGAATATTGGGGCAGCATGGTTCCGGTCAGCCAGGTTGCCAACGTGACGCTTCTGGACGCGCGCACCATCGGTGTGAAACCTTTTGAAAGCAATATGGCAGCCAAAGTCGAGAAAGCCATCCGCGATTCAAACTTGGGTCTGAACCCGGCAGCCGTCGGCGATTTGATCCGCGTACCTATGCCTATGTTGACCGAAGAGCGCCGTAAAGATTTGATTAAAGTCGTACGCAGCGAAGCGGAAGAAGGACGCGTGTCCATCCGCAACGTGCGCCGCGATGCAAACGATCACATCAAAAAACTCTTGAAAGACAAAGAAATTTCTGAAGACGAAGCACGTCGCGGCGAAGAAGCGGTTCAAAAACTGACCGACAAATACATCGCCGAAGCCGACAAAACGCTGGCTGCCAAAGAAGAAGATTTGATGGCGATTTAA
- a CDS encoding isoprenyl transferase gives MKSSTQTILEHTSVPKHIAVIMDGNGRWAKKRFLPRVMGHKRGLDALENMVKHCAKLGVQYLTVFAFSTENWRRPEDEVSFLMGLFLQALQKQVRRLHENNMRLKVLGSRERFNRQILQGIEEAEALTANNTGLTLSIAADYGGRWDILQAANKLIAEGVSEITEDALAKHLMLGDAPEPDLFIRTGGETRISNFLLWQMAYAELYFTDTLWPDFDSKALDDAVASFQKRERRFGRTSEQLPVEQQRG, from the coding sequence ATGAAGAGCAGCACGCAGACCATTTTGGAACATACTTCAGTTCCGAAGCATATCGCCGTGATTATGGACGGCAACGGCCGTTGGGCGAAAAAGCGTTTCCTTCCCCGCGTGATGGGGCACAAACGCGGCTTGGACGCGTTGGAAAATATGGTGAAGCATTGCGCCAAACTGGGTGTGCAATATCTGACCGTGTTTGCCTTTTCGACTGAAAACTGGCGCCGTCCCGAAGACGAAGTGTCGTTCCTGATGGGGCTGTTTTTGCAGGCTTTGCAAAAACAGGTGCGCCGTCTGCACGAAAACAATATGCGCCTGAAGGTGTTGGGCAGCCGCGAACGCTTCAACCGGCAGATTCTGCAAGGCATCGAAGAGGCGGAAGCGTTGACGGCGAACAATACCGGCCTGACCCTGAGCATTGCCGCGGATTACGGCGGCCGCTGGGATATTTTGCAGGCGGCAAACAAACTGATTGCCGAAGGCGTATCTGAGATTACGGAAGACGCGCTGGCGAAACACTTGATGCTGGGCGATGCGCCGGAGCCGGATTTGTTCATCCGCACCGGCGGCGAAACGCGCATCAGCAATTTCCTGCTTTGGCAGATGGCGTATGCCGAACTTTATTTTACCGATACCCTGTGGCCCGATTTTGACAGCAAAGCCTTGGACGATGCTGTCGCCTCGTTCCAAAAACGCGAACGGCGCTTCGGCCGCACTTCGGAACAGCTGCCGGTAGAGCAGCAAAGGGGTTAA